Proteins found in one Tsukamurella paurometabola DSM 20162 genomic segment:
- a CDS encoding sulfite exporter TauE/SafE family protein, whose translation MPTLLIVAFVGLLGQLVDGSLGMAFGVTATTFLVALTTLSPAAISATIHLAEIGTSAVSGASHWRFGNVDWKVVRRIGIPGAIGAFVGATVLSNLSTEVAKPLMSVILLLLGLYVLLRFTFRGIDTKNLGRPLKSRFLAPLGLFGGFVDATGGGGWGPVGTPALLASGRMEPRKVVGTIDTSEFLIALAASLGFLANLGSEGVNFAYAGAILAGGVIAAPIAAWLVRHFPPRLLGASVGGLIILTNARTLIGKSGLALDPGLQRVVYAVIVAGWIAAFAYSFVQYRRDANLESADSITEIAERNAGERRAGDEKATVPA comes from the coding sequence ATGCCTACCCTGCTCATCGTCGCGTTCGTGGGCCTGCTCGGTCAGCTCGTGGACGGCAGTCTCGGAATGGCGTTCGGCGTCACCGCCACCACCTTCCTGGTGGCACTGACGACGCTGTCGCCCGCCGCCATCAGCGCGACGATCCATTTGGCGGAGATCGGCACCAGCGCCGTCTCCGGTGCCTCGCACTGGCGCTTCGGCAACGTCGACTGGAAGGTGGTGCGCCGCATCGGTATCCCCGGTGCGATCGGCGCCTTCGTCGGTGCGACGGTGCTCTCCAATCTGTCCACCGAGGTCGCGAAGCCGCTGATGTCGGTGATCCTGCTACTACTCGGTCTGTACGTGTTGCTGCGCTTCACCTTCCGCGGGATCGACACCAAGAACTTGGGGCGCCCGCTCAAGTCCCGGTTCCTGGCTCCGCTCGGACTGTTCGGCGGTTTCGTCGATGCCACCGGCGGCGGAGGCTGGGGGCCGGTCGGCACGCCCGCCCTGCTGGCCTCCGGCCGAATGGAACCGCGCAAGGTGGTCGGCACCATCGACACGAGTGAGTTCCTCATCGCTCTCGCGGCCTCACTCGGCTTCCTCGCCAACCTCGGCAGCGAAGGCGTGAACTTCGCCTACGCCGGAGCGATTCTCGCGGGCGGCGTGATCGCTGCTCCGATCGCGGCGTGGCTCGTGCGGCACTTCCCGCCCCGGTTGCTGGGTGCCTCCGTCGGTGGCCTGATCATTCTCACCAACGCCCGGACCCTGATCGGCAAGAGCGGTCTCGCGCTGGACCCGGGCCTGCAGCGCGTGGTCTACGCCGTGATCGTCGCCGGATGGATCGCGGCCTTCGCGTACTCCTTCGTTCAGTACCGCCGTGACGCGAATCTCGAGTCCGCGGATTCGATCACCGAGATCGCCGAGCGCAATGCCGGCGAGCGCCGAGCCGGCGACGAAAAGGCCACCGTCCCCGCCTGA
- a CDS encoding sugar O-acetyltransferase: MLSGERYLDSDPELVAMRKACGRLLDRFNATGADEDAERAAILHELLGGLGAGSWIMPRFQCDYGTNITIGANSFLNYDAILMDCASITIGDDCSIGPRVQLLTAVHPVEDHAARRARWETAEPITIGDNVWFGGGVIVCPGVTIGRNAVVGAGSVVTRDLPDHVAAVGNPCRVVRTLPEERPREN; the protein is encoded by the coding sequence ATGCTGAGCGGAGAGCGCTATCTCGACAGCGACCCCGAGTTGGTCGCGATGCGGAAGGCCTGTGGGCGCCTGCTGGACCGGTTCAACGCGACCGGGGCCGATGAGGACGCTGAGCGCGCCGCGATCCTGCACGAGCTGCTGGGCGGCCTCGGCGCGGGCTCCTGGATCATGCCGCGTTTCCAGTGCGATTACGGCACGAACATCACTATCGGCGCCAACAGCTTCCTGAACTACGACGCGATACTGATGGACTGCGCGTCGATCACCATCGGTGACGACTGTTCGATCGGTCCCCGGGTGCAGCTGCTCACTGCCGTGCATCCGGTCGAGGATCACGCGGCGCGCCGGGCGCGCTGGGAGACCGCGGAGCCGATCACGATCGGCGACAACGTGTGGTTCGGCGGGGGAGTGATCGTGTGCCCCGGCGTGACGATCGGGCGCAACGCCGTCGTGGGGGCCGGCAGCGTGGTGACGCGCGACCTTCCGGACCACGTCGCGGCCGTCGGCAATCCTTGCCGGGTGGTTCGCACGCTTCCGGAGGAGCGCCCCCGCGAAAACTGA
- a CDS encoding DUF6924 domain-containing protein, with the protein MVSSFVFGVDEPELVPFRLVPSEVWSVENNIDIANMDWWDFLGALDADGVFRGF; encoded by the coding sequence ATGGTCTCCTCGTTCGTTTTCGGCGTCGACGAGCCCGAACTGGTTCCGTTCCGCTTGGTCCCCTCAGAAGTCTGGTCCGTCGAGAACAACATCGACATCGCGAACATGGACTGGTGGGACTTTCTCGGCGCCCTCGACGCCGACGGGGTCTTCCGCGGCTTCTGA
- a CDS encoding glycerophosphodiester phosphodiesterase: MPDGSAVAVIAHRGLAADAPENTVAAIERSAELGVDGVEVDLRVTADGHLVVMHDETVDRTTDGRGRVDELTLDEVMSLDAGSHAGRRFRGERVPTLATVLQTIASTDLHVLLDIKDCPDSVKRDALALVERMALAERVILGPRTLADLGEFTAIDRGLRTLALVPGRTDLPPDFSEIDAFVRGGADMVRLWPSWILTDDDSGAELVARVHRRGKSVWTCADTLYGDISADDPVSDFRRLVGIGVAGIMTNLPSVLQPIVADVS; this comes from the coding sequence ATGCCTGATGGATCTGCGGTCGCTGTCATCGCCCATCGCGGTCTCGCTGCTGACGCGCCGGAGAACACTGTCGCTGCAATCGAACGTTCAGCCGAACTCGGCGTCGATGGGGTCGAGGTTGACCTCCGGGTTACTGCAGACGGGCACCTTGTCGTGATGCATGACGAGACAGTGGACCGAACAACCGATGGACGCGGGCGTGTAGACGAACTCACGCTCGATGAGGTCATGTCCCTGGACGCTGGAAGTCATGCAGGACGGCGGTTTCGCGGCGAGCGTGTGCCGACTCTCGCCACGGTGCTTCAGACGATAGCGTCGACGGATTTGCACGTCTTACTGGATATCAAGGATTGCCCGGACAGCGTGAAGCGAGATGCGCTGGCTCTGGTCGAACGGATGGCACTTGCGGAGCGAGTCATTCTCGGCCCACGGACGTTGGCCGATCTAGGCGAGTTCACCGCGATTGACCGTGGCCTACGAACCCTCGCGCTGGTGCCGGGGCGTACCGACCTGCCTCCGGACTTCTCCGAGATCGACGCGTTTGTGCGGGGCGGTGCGGATATGGTCCGCCTGTGGCCGTCATGGATTCTCACCGATGATGACAGCGGGGCCGAACTTGTCGCGCGGGTTCATCGGAGGGGAAAGTCGGTGTGGACGTGCGCAGACACGTTGTATGGCGACATCAGCGCAGACGACCCTGTGTCCGATTTTCGGCGACTCGTGGGTATCGGCGTAGCGGGGATCATGACCAATCTTCCGAGTGTGTTGCAGCCCATCGTTGCTGACGTCTCCTAG
- a CDS encoding UPF0182 family protein: MTTPRAASIPSLSRRAKILIGVAVALLALLLIGPRVVDVYTAFLWFSSLGHADVLRTVLFTRIALFVVTGLIMAAFTFAGLWLAYRVRPAFLPSPTDDPVVRYRAVVTSKLKTFAIVPPLLVGLIGGIFGQSAWQQVLLFLNRQPFGTTDPEFGKDIGFYAFTLPFIEFALGFVFAGLVVMFLANVLAQYVFGGIRLAGRDGSLSRGARIQLASIAGAFLLAKAVAYWFDRYALVYSERSNMFTGAGYTDINAMLPAKAILTGIAIICAAAFFAGIVMRDLRVPAIATVLMLFSSLVVGVGWPKAVQTFTVGPNTERELPYIARNLESTKQAYGLTDAKYEKTDSKVTDEVLQTLTPKDAPSLQNVRLLDPNVVSRAFSTLNQLKEYYRLPDQLAVDRYDVGGRQTNVLMAPIELNPEKTPTDWTSRHMVYTHGNGLITAPAGEVNQVVTEAGRDAVNTAGGQPVFTRDGVGNKQTVKQNRIYYGEIIGSDPNFYSIVGSKGEPREYDSDTEKSRYDGGGGVNVGSWLPRLAYAIKFTERNILLNPNIGEDSKIIYQRDPRDRVKQIAPFLTVDTKTYPVVDSKSGRIVWVVDGYTTLPKYPYAQQTSLSDATGSRQQVAPGQPQQRRQPDEKVGYIRNSVKATVDAYDGSVKLYQVDNDDPVLNAWKQIFPGVVQNGDAVPSEIREHFRYPQDLFEVQRFLLQKYHTSDPNTYRQQNDVWQVAGAPADTPDKDGLQAPYYSVAAAPGGGATQFQLASLLQPRDQPYVAARVSVSSDGDDANRIIVRDMPRRTPGPSQAADLIKGSPPYTADNANIKALNPRFGNLQALGLANGGQVYVWPMYAQSSEQNTPPKLIKVLTLNPVTSGAGYQPTVAASLTQAGFRGVDAALAAAAPGVSGGGPNETVPGGTPATPGTPPVPATVPGGDTPEIQAAVKAVSDAWGAVLSAQRNGDQVAVGQAMQRLGDAVSKLQDAETKSRGGN; this comes from the coding sequence GTGACGACTCCTCGTGCTGCGAGCATCCCCTCCTTGTCGAGGCGGGCCAAAATCCTCATCGGGGTCGCGGTGGCGCTGCTCGCGCTGCTGCTGATCGGCCCCCGGGTGGTGGACGTGTACACCGCCTTCCTCTGGTTCTCCTCTCTCGGACATGCGGACGTGCTGCGCACGGTGCTGTTCACCCGGATCGCGTTGTTCGTGGTCACGGGGCTGATCATGGCGGCGTTCACGTTCGCCGGGCTGTGGCTGGCGTATCGCGTGCGCCCCGCCTTCCTGCCCTCACCCACCGACGATCCGGTGGTGCGCTACCGCGCCGTGGTCACCAGCAAGCTCAAGACCTTCGCCATCGTCCCGCCGCTGCTGGTGGGCTTGATCGGCGGCATCTTCGGACAGTCGGCATGGCAGCAGGTGCTGCTGTTCCTCAACCGGCAGCCGTTCGGCACGACCGACCCCGAGTTCGGTAAGGACATCGGCTTCTACGCCTTCACTCTGCCCTTCATCGAGTTCGCCCTCGGCTTCGTGTTCGCCGGCCTCGTGGTGATGTTCCTCGCGAACGTGCTGGCGCAGTACGTGTTCGGTGGTATCAGGCTCGCGGGGCGCGACGGCTCGCTCTCCCGTGGCGCACGCATCCAACTGGCCTCGATCGCCGGTGCCTTCCTGCTCGCGAAGGCCGTGGCGTACTGGTTCGACCGGTACGCGCTGGTGTACTCGGAGCGCTCGAACATGTTCACCGGTGCCGGATACACCGACATCAACGCGATGCTCCCGGCGAAGGCGATCCTCACCGGTATCGCGATCATCTGCGCCGCCGCCTTCTTCGCGGGCATCGTGATGCGCGACCTCCGCGTCCCGGCGATCGCCACCGTGCTCATGCTGTTCTCCTCGCTCGTCGTCGGCGTCGGCTGGCCCAAGGCGGTGCAGACCTTCACCGTGGGCCCCAACACCGAGCGTGAGCTGCCGTACATCGCCCGCAACCTCGAGTCGACGAAACAGGCGTACGGCCTCACGGACGCCAAATACGAGAAGACCGACTCGAAGGTCACCGACGAAGTGCTCCAGACGCTCACGCCCAAGGACGCACCGTCGCTGCAGAACGTGCGCCTGCTCGACCCGAACGTGGTCTCGCGCGCCTTCTCCACGCTCAACCAGCTCAAGGAGTACTACCGCCTGCCGGATCAGCTGGCGGTCGACCGCTACGACGTGGGTGGTCGCCAGACCAATGTGCTCATGGCGCCGATCGAGCTGAATCCGGAAAAGACGCCGACCGACTGGACCTCGCGGCACATGGTCTACACCCACGGGAACGGTCTGATCACGGCTCCCGCAGGTGAGGTGAACCAGGTGGTGACAGAGGCCGGACGCGATGCGGTCAACACCGCCGGCGGCCAGCCCGTTTTCACCCGCGACGGCGTGGGCAACAAGCAGACGGTCAAGCAGAACCGCATCTACTACGGCGAGATCATCGGTTCCGACCCGAACTTCTACTCGATCGTCGGCAGCAAGGGCGAGCCGCGGGAGTACGACAGCGATACCGAGAAGTCCCGCTACGACGGCGGCGGCGGCGTGAACGTGGGCTCGTGGCTGCCGCGACTGGCGTACGCGATCAAGTTCACCGAGCGGAACATCCTGCTGAACCCGAACATCGGTGAGGATTCGAAGATCATCTACCAGCGCGATCCGCGCGACCGGGTCAAGCAGATCGCGCCCTTCCTCACGGTCGATACGAAGACCTACCCGGTGGTCGACTCGAAGTCGGGCCGCATCGTGTGGGTGGTCGACGGCTACACCACGCTGCCGAAGTACCCGTACGCACAGCAGACCTCGCTCTCCGATGCCACCGGCTCGCGACAGCAGGTGGCGCCCGGGCAGCCGCAGCAGCGGCGCCAGCCCGACGAGAAGGTGGGGTACATCCGCAACTCGGTCAAGGCCACCGTCGACGCTTACGACGGCTCGGTGAAGCTGTACCAGGTCGACAACGACGACCCGGTCCTCAACGCCTGGAAGCAGATCTTCCCCGGGGTCGTCCAGAACGGTGACGCGGTGCCCTCGGAGATCCGGGAGCACTTCCGGTACCCGCAGGACCTTTTCGAGGTACAGCGCTTCCTGCTGCAGAAGTACCACACCAGTGATCCGAACACCTACCGCCAGCAGAACGACGTGTGGCAGGTGGCCGGTGCGCCGGCGGACACCCCCGACAAGGACGGACTGCAGGCGCCGTACTACTCGGTGGCTGCGGCGCCGGGCGGCGGCGCGACGCAGTTCCAGCTCGCCTCGCTGCTCCAGCCACGCGATCAGCCGTATGTCGCGGCCAGGGTGTCGGTCTCGTCCGACGGTGACGACGCCAACCGGATCATCGTGCGCGATATGCCTCGTCGTACGCCGGGGCCGAGCCAGGCGGCCGATCTGATCAAGGGCTCGCCGCCGTACACCGCCGATAACGCGAACATCAAGGCGCTCAATCCGCGCTTCGGCAATCTCCAGGCCCTCGGGCTGGCGAACGGCGGCCAGGTGTACGTGTGGCCGATGTACGCGCAGAGTAGCGAGCAGAACACCCCGCCCAAGCTGATCAAGGTGCTCACCCTGAACCCGGTCACCTCCGGTGCCGGTTACCAGCCGACGGTGGCGGCCTCGCTCACTCAGGCCGGTTTCCGCGGCGTCGACGCGGCACTCGCCGCCGCCGCGCCGGGCGTCAGCGGTGGCGGGCCGAACGAGACCGTGCCGGGCGGTACGCCGGCAACGCCGGGAACGCCCCCGGTGCCGGCGACGGTGCCCGGCGGCGACACTCCGGAGATCCAAGCCGCGGTGAAGGCCGTGTCGGATGCCTGGGGAGCCGTGCTCAGCGCCCAGCGCAACGGCGATCAGGTGGCTGTCGGGCAGGCCATGCAGCGGCTCGGCGATGCCGTGTCGAAGCTGCAGGATGCCGAGACGAAGTCGCGGGGCGGCAACTGA
- a CDS encoding PPA1309 family protein translates to MGDVTGDETDQAFDEAALGRAAQEAIEFVEPQGWGQPPQLFGLVPTALLATSQPEWADMLDDGASLTVIEQEPLPGDPEGGSAELDRVLATTTWPEEVVGCALVQEIIVLPPTAESDLDGALEPHLADKEASDRAGREAAENHPERRTARMVAAVLRDGHRITLLTLRPDEDDDNPFASNDLLRADQLAPGLIQGLLATFDED, encoded by the coding sequence ATGGGGGACGTGACGGGCGACGAGACGGACCAGGCATTCGACGAGGCGGCGCTGGGCCGCGCGGCGCAGGAGGCGATCGAGTTCGTGGAGCCGCAGGGCTGGGGCCAACCCCCACAGCTGTTCGGACTCGTGCCCACCGCTCTCCTCGCGACCAGTCAGCCCGAGTGGGCCGACATGCTCGACGACGGCGCCTCGCTCACGGTGATCGAGCAGGAGCCGCTTCCGGGCGACCCCGAGGGCGGCAGCGCCGAACTCGACCGTGTACTCGCCACCACCACCTGGCCCGAGGAGGTCGTCGGCTGCGCCCTGGTGCAGGAGATCATCGTGCTGCCGCCCACCGCGGAGTCCGATCTCGACGGTGCCCTCGAACCCCACCTGGCCGACAAGGAAGCGTCCGACCGCGCGGGCCGCGAGGCTGCGGAGAACCATCCCGAGCGCCGCACCGCGCGGATGGTCGCGGCGGTGCTGCGCGACGGTCACCGGATTACGCTGCTGACGCTCCGTCCCGACGAGGACGACGACAATCCGTTCGCCTCGAACGATCTACTCCGCGCCGATCAGCTCGCACCCGGTCTGATCCAGGGGCTGCTCGCCACGTTCGACGAGGACTGA